From Streptomyces cyaneogriseus subsp. noncyanogenus, the proteins below share one genomic window:
- a CDS encoding SfnB family sulfur acquisition oxidoreductase → MSAPPVIPGDAEALAVAGELAADFRKGAAERDALRRLPHPELERLSASGLLGVTVPAEFGGADVRAETLAEIFRLLAAADASLAQIPQSHFVYVNVLRRQGTNQQQRFLFGEVLRGKRFGNAQSEAGTEHVQDIRTRLARRPDGSYLLDGVKHYCTGALFAHWIPVLARADDGDPHVAFVPRDAPGLTVVDDWDGMGQRTTASGTVRLASVPVPADRVVPHHLTFRGPQLHGAVAQLLHAAIDTGIASGALGEAVEFVRTKSRPWFESVEEGHRAAADDPLLIQRFGELTIRVRAAEALLAAAGRSVDAARADLTDDSAADASLAVAAARVAAAEAAVEAGSALFEVAGTRAALDSLNLHRHWRDARTHTLHDPVRWKVQHIGRHTLNGTRPPRHGLL, encoded by the coding sequence ATGAGCGCCCCGCCCGTGATCCCCGGTGACGCCGAGGCCCTCGCCGTCGCCGGTGAGCTGGCCGCGGACTTCCGCAAGGGCGCCGCGGAGCGGGACGCGCTGCGCCGGCTGCCGCATCCGGAGCTGGAGCGGCTGTCCGCCTCGGGGCTGCTCGGGGTGACGGTGCCGGCCGAGTTCGGCGGCGCGGACGTCCGTGCCGAGACGCTCGCCGAGATCTTCCGGCTGCTGGCCGCCGCCGACGCCAGCCTCGCCCAGATCCCGCAGAGCCACTTCGTGTACGTCAATGTGCTGCGCCGGCAGGGGACGAACCAACAGCAGCGGTTCCTCTTCGGTGAGGTGCTGCGGGGAAAGCGGTTCGGCAACGCCCAGTCCGAGGCGGGAACGGAGCATGTGCAGGACATCCGTACCCGGCTGGCGCGCCGCCCGGACGGGTCGTATCTCCTCGACGGCGTCAAGCACTATTGCACCGGCGCCCTCTTCGCCCACTGGATCCCCGTCCTCGCGCGTGCCGACGACGGCGATCCGCACGTCGCTTTCGTACCGCGTGACGCCCCGGGGCTGACGGTCGTGGACGACTGGGACGGCATGGGGCAGCGCACCACCGCCAGCGGGACGGTCCGCCTGGCGTCGGTGCCGGTCCCCGCAGACCGGGTCGTGCCGCATCACCTCACCTTCCGGGGACCACAACTCCACGGCGCCGTCGCCCAGTTGCTGCACGCCGCCATCGACACCGGGATCGCCTCCGGGGCGCTGGGCGAGGCGGTCGAGTTCGTCCGTACCAAGAGCCGCCCCTGGTTCGAGAGCGTCGAGGAGGGACACCGGGCCGCGGCCGACGACCCGCTGCTCATCCAGCGGTTCGGCGAACTGACGATCCGGGTGCGGGCCGCCGAGGCCCTGCTCGCCGCGGCCGGGAGGTCCGTGGACGCCGCCCGTGCCGACCTGACCGACGACTCGGCCGCGGACGCCTCCCTCGCGGTGGCCGCGGCCAGGGTCGCGGCGGCCGAGGCCGCCGTGGAGGCCGGCAGCGCTCTCTTCGAGGTCGCCGGCACCCGCGCCGCACTCGACTCCCTGAATCTGCACCGTCACTGGCGTGACGCCCGCACCCACACGCTGCACGACCCGGTCCGCTGGAAGGTGCAGCACATCGGCCGCCACACCCTCAACGGCACCCGGCCGCCCCGGCACGGGCTGCTGTAG
- a CDS encoding LLM class flavin-dependent oxidoreductase: MSLTFHWFLPTNGDSRHVVGGGHGTPARAFGRDRPPTVAYLSQIARAAEDLGFVGALTPTGAWCEDAWLTTAMVGQHTERLKFLVAFRPGFVSPTLAAQMASTFQRQTGGRLLLNVVTGGESHEQRAYGDFLDKDDRYRRTGEFLQIVGELWHGKTVDLAGEHLRVEGATLARVPDPVPAVYFGGSSPIAGEIAARHADVYLTWGEPPAAVAEKIAWIRRLAARRGRTVRFGIRLHVITRDTSGQAWAEAHRLLDGFDPETVQAVQAGLARSESEGQRRMLALHGGSRDDLEIHPNLWAGIGLVRGGAGTALVGSHTEVAERIAEYHRLGIDEFVLSGYPHLEEAYWFGEGVLPELEAQGLWTHPFRDAADARPTAQVPFAGARGPRGD, from the coding sequence ATGTCCCTCACCTTCCACTGGTTCCTGCCCACCAACGGCGACAGCCGCCATGTCGTCGGCGGAGGACACGGCACCCCGGCCCGTGCCTTCGGCCGCGACCGGCCGCCGACGGTCGCCTACCTGAGCCAGATCGCGCGGGCGGCCGAGGACCTGGGCTTCGTGGGGGCGCTCACCCCGACCGGCGCCTGGTGCGAGGACGCGTGGCTGACCACCGCGATGGTCGGTCAGCACACCGAGCGGCTGAAATTCCTGGTGGCCTTCCGGCCCGGCTTCGTCTCGCCGACGCTTGCCGCCCAGATGGCGTCCACCTTCCAGCGGCAGACCGGCGGAAGGCTGCTGCTCAACGTCGTCACGGGGGGCGAGAGCCACGAACAGCGCGCCTACGGTGACTTTCTCGACAAGGACGACCGGTACCGCCGGACCGGAGAATTCCTCCAGATCGTCGGCGAGCTGTGGCACGGCAAGACCGTGGACCTGGCCGGCGAACACCTCCGGGTCGAGGGCGCCACGCTGGCCCGGGTGCCCGACCCGGTCCCGGCGGTCTACTTCGGTGGTTCGTCGCCGATCGCCGGCGAGATCGCCGCCCGGCACGCGGACGTCTACCTCACCTGGGGCGAGCCGCCGGCCGCGGTCGCCGAGAAGATCGCGTGGATCCGGAGGCTCGCGGCACGGCGGGGACGCACCGTCCGGTTCGGCATCCGGTTGCACGTCATCACGCGCGATACCTCCGGGCAGGCCTGGGCGGAGGCGCACCGGCTCCTCGACGGCTTCGATCCGGAGACCGTCCAGGCAGTCCAGGCGGGCCTGGCCCGCAGCGAGTCGGAGGGCCAGCGGCGCATGCTCGCCCTGCACGGCGGCAGCCGCGACGACCTGGAGATCCACCCCAACCTGTGGGCCGGCATCGGGCTGGTGCGGGGCGGCGCGGGCACGGCGCTGGTCGGCAGCCATACCGAGGTGGCCGAGCGGATCGCCGAGTACCACCGGCTCGGCATCGACGAGTTCGTGCTTTCCGGCTACCCGCATCTGGAGGAGGCGTACTGGTTCGGCGAGGGCGTCCTGCCCGAGCTGGAGGCGCAGGGGCTGTGGACCCACCCGTTCCGCGACGCGGCGGATGCGCGGCCCACCGCCCAGGTCCCCTTCGCCGGCGCCCGCGGCCCCCGAGGGGACTGA